The following are from one region of the Stanieria cyanosphaera PCC 7437 genome:
- the ureE gene encoding urease accessory protein UreE: MIRLTECFSTEEKIEPAWTISLTAEERKRSRQKLELTPNQYIYIYLPRGTVLHDGNLLRSETGELIVRVLAKPEPVMTIRGKTTLDLIKAAYHLGNRHVALEITSDYLRISPDSVLSSLLIQLGLEVIEEIAPFQPEIGAYGHIHNYE, translated from the coding sequence ATGATTAGGTTAACAGAATGTTTTTCCACTGAAGAAAAAATAGAACCAGCCTGGACAATCTCTTTAACTGCTGAAGAAAGAAAGCGATCGCGACAAAAATTAGAACTTACTCCTAATCAGTATATATATATCTATTTACCTAGAGGAACAGTTCTTCACGATGGTAATTTGTTGCGTTCAGAAACAGGAGAACTGATTGTAAGAGTTTTGGCCAAACCAGAACCAGTTATGACTATTCGGGGCAAAACTACTTTAGATTTAATCAAAGCAGCTTATCATTTAGGCAATCGTCATGTAGCCTTAGAAATTACTTCTGACTATCTCAGAATTTCTCCCGATTCAGTTTTATCTTCTTTATTAATTCAATTAGGTTTAGAAGTTATTGAAGAAATAGCTCCCTTTCAGCCAGAAATAGGGGCTTATGGTCATATTCACAATTATGAATGA
- a CDS encoding WecB/TagA/CpsF family glycosyltransferase produces MEQINILSVLIDNFSMAELLEKLRYGGVVFTPNVDHIIKLQKDRDFYRIYKTADYRVCDSQLLLYASKFLGTPLKEKISGSDLFPAFYWYYRNDENVKIFLLGGVTQDVVEDAHQNINDKVGCNMVIASYSPPFGFEKDEIECQKIVQMINNSGATVLAVGLGAPKQEKWIYKYKDQLHNIKLFFAIGAAIEFEAGYRQRAPKWMSMVGLEWLFRLMLEPKRLWKRYLVEDLAFFVLIMLQKLNLRPLRRMRGMSAPWSRKLAAK; encoded by the coding sequence GTGGAACAAATCAATATTTTAAGTGTTTTAATTGACAATTTTAGTATGGCTGAGTTGTTAGAAAAACTCAGATATGGAGGTGTAGTTTTTACTCCTAATGTCGACCACATCATCAAATTACAAAAAGACCGAGATTTTTATCGCATTTATAAAACGGCTGATTACCGAGTCTGCGATAGTCAATTGTTATTGTATGCTTCTAAATTTCTTGGCACACCCTTAAAAGAAAAAATATCTGGTTCTGACTTATTTCCAGCTTTCTATTGGTACTACCGTAATGACGAAAACGTCAAGATCTTTTTATTAGGCGGTGTAACACAAGATGTAGTTGAAGATGCTCATCAAAATATTAACGATAAAGTTGGGTGCAATATGGTGATTGCTTCTTATTCCCCACCCTTTGGTTTTGAAAAAGACGAAATCGAATGTCAAAAAATTGTTCAGATGATTAATAATTCTGGAGCAACTGTTCTCGCAGTAGGTTTGGGCGCTCCTAAACAAGAAAAGTGGATTTATAAATACAAAGACCAACTACACAATATCAAACTATTTTTTGCAATTGGTGCAGCGATTGAGTTTGAAGCTGGTTACCGTCAGCGCGCACCCAAGTGGATGAGTATGGTTGGTTTGGAATGGTTGTTTAGATTAATGTTAGAACCCAAACGCCTTTGGAAAAGATATTTAGTAGAAGATTTGGCTTTTTTCGTGCTGATTATGTTACAAAAACTAAATTTACGTCCTCTTAGAAGAATGCGGGGAATGAGCGCACCTTGGAGCAGAAAATTAGCTGCGAAATAA
- a CDS encoding Hsp70 family protein, which produces MSVTSIENNAYAIDFGTSNTVVARWNSAIGAAETVKLSGLSQLLANNPPLIPSLVYVKDASRGKVILGQAVRDRGLDQTNDARFFRSFKRGIGTEIQGFLPELDEQLVTFEQVGEWFLKQLIAQLQDDCQANLQSLVLTVPVDSFEAYRLWLTDICHSLSVEQIRILDEPTAAALGYGAAEQELILVVDFGGGTVDLSLVQLSRQSQATQGFILKWGQKFLGESSSQKKATARVLAKAGQNLGGTDIDHWLVDYFAATQGLTKSSLTTRLAEKLKIQLSTQQEASEVYFNDETLESYQLNLDRSGLEKILQQQQFFAQLDELMTQVLQQARRNGIEKTDINAVLLVGGTVQMPAVQNWIKQYFDQDKISCDRPFEAIATGALAIAQGIQVQDFLYHSYGIRYWNRKQNCHSWHPIIQAGQPYPMAQPVELVLGASVENQPSIELIIGEMGVNNVGLEVYFDGDRLITRSNNDQTMTVKPLNDKAGARTIARLEPLGNPGSDRVKISFWVDQERYLRLSVEDLLTQTMLLNNQIVAELT; this is translated from the coding sequence ATGAGCGTTACTTCTATTGAGAACAATGCTTACGCAATTGATTTTGGTACTAGCAATACAGTTGTTGCTCGTTGGAATTCGGCAATTGGTGCAGCAGAGACAGTAAAATTATCTGGATTATCGCAATTATTAGCCAATAATCCTCCTTTAATCCCTAGTTTGGTTTATGTTAAAGATGCTAGTCGAGGTAAAGTAATTTTAGGACAAGCAGTACGCGATCGCGGTTTAGACCAAACCAATGATGCTCGTTTTTTCCGTAGCTTTAAACGAGGTATTGGTACTGAAATTCAAGGTTTTTTACCCGAATTAGACGAACAATTAGTTACTTTTGAACAAGTAGGGGAATGGTTTCTCAAACAGTTAATTGCACAACTGCAAGACGATTGTCAAGCTAATCTACAATCTTTAGTTTTAACTGTACCAGTTGATAGTTTTGAAGCCTATCGCCTTTGGCTAACCGACATTTGCCACTCTCTTAGTGTCGAACAAATCAGAATTTTAGATGAACCTACCGCAGCAGCTTTGGGTTATGGTGCAGCCGAACAAGAATTAATTTTAGTAGTTGATTTTGGTGGCGGAACAGTTGATTTATCTCTAGTTCAATTGTCACGCCAAAGTCAAGCAACTCAAGGTTTTATTCTCAAATGGGGTCAAAAATTCCTTGGCGAAAGTTCTTCTCAAAAAAAGGCTACTGCACGGGTATTGGCTAAAGCTGGTCAAAATTTAGGCGGAACGGATATTGATCATTGGTTGGTAGATTATTTTGCAGCTACACAAGGTTTAACCAAATCTTCCTTAACTACCCGTTTGGCAGAAAAGTTAAAAATTCAGCTTTCGACTCAACAGGAAGCTAGTGAAGTTTATTTTAATGATGAAACTCTCGAAAGTTATCAATTAAATTTAGACCGTTCTGGTTTAGAAAAAATTCTTCAACAACAACAATTTTTTGCTCAACTTGATGAGTTAATGACTCAGGTATTACAACAAGCAAGGCGAAACGGCATTGAAAAAACAGACATTAACGCTGTTTTATTGGTAGGTGGTACAGTACAAATGCCAGCAGTGCAAAACTGGATCAAACAATATTTTGATCAAGACAAAATTAGTTGCGATCGCCCTTTTGAAGCGATTGCCACTGGCGCATTAGCAATTGCTCAGGGTATTCAAGTTCAAGACTTTCTCTATCACAGTTATGGCATTCGTTACTGGAATCGGAAACAAAATTGTCATAGTTGGCATCCAATTATTCAAGCCGGACAACCTTATCCAATGGCACAACCTGTAGAATTGGTTTTGGGAGCTTCGGTAGAAAATCAACCGAGTATCGAATTGATTATTGGTGAAATGGGTGTCAACAATGTAGGTTTAGAAGTTTATTTTGATGGCGATCGCTTGATAACCAGAAGTAATAACGACCAAACCATGACGGTGAAACCACTGAATGACAAAGCAGGCGCAAGAACAATTGCTCGATTAGAACCCTTAGGTAATCCTGGGAGCGATCGAGTTAAAATATCTTTTTGGGTTGACCAAGAGCGTTATCTACGACTTTCGGTGGAAGATTTACTGACTCAAACCATGTTATTAAATAATCAGATTGTCGCAGAATTAACTTAA
- a CDS encoding dienelactone hydrolase family protein: MINSRFFNWKFLITGLLSLVFLVGINLYNSSRDQALSLAAVHQNDSPIPTALAQAEPATPVITEQVQYATVNGQKITGYLARPQNAVDGLPGVIAIHEWWGLNDNIEAVTRRLAGEGYHVLAVDLYNGQVAQSPERAKELMTTVSQNPTLAQENLQQAYTYLTEKLQAPKVGSIGWCLGGSWSLQTALLFPEALDATVIYYGGQIGEATKEQLSTLTMPILGIFGAEDESIPLATVQKFEATLKELGKQADIQVYENAGHAFANPSGDRYVPEAAEKAWTETISFLAQNLQ, from the coding sequence ATGATCAATTCTCGCTTTTTTAATTGGAAATTCCTGATTACAGGATTATTGTCGCTTGTCTTTTTAGTTGGTATCAATCTGTATAATAGCAGTCGCGATCAAGCACTATCTTTAGCAGCAGTACATCAAAATGACAGTCCTATTCCCACAGCCTTGGCTCAAGCTGAACCAGCTACTCCTGTAATAACCGAACAAGTTCAATATGCTACGGTTAATGGGCAAAAAATAACTGGTTATCTGGCTCGTCCTCAAAATGCAGTTGATGGTTTACCTGGTGTGATTGCCATTCATGAATGGTGGGGACTTAATGACAATATTGAAGCGGTTACTAGAAGACTAGCGGGAGAAGGATATCACGTTCTAGCAGTAGATTTGTATAACGGGCAAGTTGCTCAATCACCAGAGCGAGCCAAAGAATTGATGACTACAGTAAGTCAAAATCCTACCTTAGCTCAGGAGAATTTACAGCAAGCTTACACTTATCTGACAGAAAAACTACAAGCCCCAAAAGTAGGCTCAATTGGTTGGTGTTTGGGTGGTAGTTGGTCTTTACAAACTGCACTATTATTTCCTGAAGCCTTAGATGCAACGGTTATTTATTATGGCGGTCAAATCGGTGAAGCTACCAAAGAGCAATTAAGTACCCTTACTATGCCTATTTTAGGGATTTTTGGGGCAGAAGATGAAAGTATTCCTCTAGCGACAGTACAAAAGTTTGAAGCTACTTTAAAAGAATTAGGTAAGCAAGCAGATATTCAAGTTTATGAAAATGCAGGACACGCTTTTGCTAATCCTTCTGGCGATCGCTATGTTCCTGAAGCTGCTGAAAAGGCTTGGACTGAAACGATTAGCTTTTTGGCACAAAATTTACAATAA
- a CDS encoding Hsp20/alpha crystallin family protein: MTIIRYNPWQEINSLQRQLNRLFDENGMFEVASSERIPLLGQHSLAPYVGVGSDRLPPTRGRSSISAVRDALTPNSWGEFSNLAKFPAAELTDTEDAIHLKLEVPGMSAKDLDIQVTVDHVSISGERKSETKSEENGKVHSEFRYGKFSRVIPLPARIQNSNVTAEYKNGILNLTLPKAEEEKNKVVKVNLGETTV, translated from the coding sequence ATGACAATTATCCGTTATAATCCTTGGCAAGAAATTAATTCTTTACAACGTCAACTAAACCGTCTTTTTGATGAGAACGGTATGTTTGAGGTTGCCTCATCGGAACGCATTCCCTTGCTCGGTCAGCATTCCCTTGCGCCTTACGTCGGCGTGGGGTCTGACCGCTTACCGCCGACGCGGGGTCGTTCCTCCATTTCAGCCGTCCGTGATGCTTTAACTCCTAATTCTTGGGGTGAATTTTCTAATCTAGCTAAATTTCCTGCTGCTGAATTGACTGACACTGAAGATGCTATTCATCTCAAACTTGAAGTTCCTGGGATGTCTGCTAAAGATTTAGACATTCAAGTAACAGTAGACCATGTTTCAATCAGTGGCGAACGCAAATCAGAAACTAAATCTGAAGAAAATGGTAAAGTTCATTCCGAATTTCGTTACGGTAAATTCTCTAGAGTAATTCCTTTACCGGCACGAATTCAAAACAGCAACGTTACTGCTGAATACAAAAACGGTATTCTCAACTTAACTTTGCCAAAAGCTGAAGAAGAAAAGAATAAAGTCGTCAAAGTCAATCTTGGTGAAACTACTGTGTAA
- a CDS encoding urease accessory protein UreF has product MNETILSLLQLTSPSLPLGAYSYSEGLESLITQGAISTADSLALWLKRELNYGAIRLEAAIMLRAYFSLKVGDVQALDDWNSWSSAAKESSELRYQSWQMGTSLLRLLRELQPQTDKKLLPIEQLVQIFGRQCNYCVAFGIGAACWQLSSENALLGYLQSWTANLISVGVRVIPFGQTKGQKLLFQLNQDIVKATTTIISLSDDDLCNCSFGLGLASMTHQHQHVRLFRS; this is encoded by the coding sequence ATGAATGAAACAATTTTATCTTTACTTCAATTAACTAGTCCTAGTTTACCTTTAGGAGCGTATAGTTATTCAGAAGGATTAGAATCTTTAATTACTCAAGGAGCAATTTCTACTGCCGACTCTTTAGCTCTGTGGTTAAAAAGAGAATTAAATTATGGTGCGATCCGTCTTGAAGCAGCAATTATGCTGAGAGCCTATTTCAGTTTAAAAGTAGGAGATGTTCAGGCTCTTGATGATTGGAATAGTTGGAGTAGTGCTGCTAAAGAATCTTCAGAATTACGATATCAAAGTTGGCAAATGGGAACTTCTCTTTTACGATTACTAAGGGAATTACAACCACAAACTGACAAGAAGTTGCTTCCCATCGAACAATTAGTTCAAATTTTCGGTAGACAATGTAACTATTGCGTTGCTTTTGGCATTGGTGCTGCTTGCTGGCAGTTGAGTTCCGAGAATGCTTTACTCGGTTATTTACAAAGTTGGACGGCAAATTTGATTAGTGTAGGAGTAAGAGTGATTCCTTTCGGTCAGACTAAGGGTCAAAAATTATTGTTTCAACTTAATCAAGACATTGTTAAAGCAACAACAACAATTATTTCTTTATCAGATGATGACCTCTGTAATTGTAGTTTTGGTCTAGGATTAGCAAGTATGACTCACCAACATCAACACGTTCGTTTATTTCGCAGCTAA
- the metK gene encoding methionine adenosyltransferase, whose translation MSRRYLFTSESVTEGHPDKICDQISDTIVDALLSEDHHSRIAAEVVVNTGLVLITGEISTQAHVNYVDLARQKIAEIGYVNAENGFSANSCSVLVALDEQSPDIAQGVTAAQEQREELSEDELDQIGAGDQGIMFGFACNETPELMPMPISLAHRMSRRLAAVRKTGELAYLRPDGKTQVSVIYEDGQPIGIDTILISTQHTETIGEITEGSAVQNKIKTDLWEAVVQPVFGDLSVKPDQNTRFLVNPTGKFVIGGPQGDSGLTGRKIIVDTYGGYSRHGGGAFSGKDPTKVDRSASYACRYVAKNIVAAGLADKCEVQVSYAIGVAKPVSIFIETFGTGKVSEEKLLTLVKEYFEFRPAGIIQTLNMRRLPSERGGRFYQDVAAYGHFGRNDLDLPWEKTDKATLLKEQSLSGTLA comes from the coding sequence TTGTCCCGTCGTTATTTATTTACCTCGGAATCTGTCACCGAAGGTCATCCCGATAAAATTTGCGACCAGATTTCTGATACTATTGTCGATGCTTTACTATCAGAAGATCATCATAGTCGCATTGCAGCAGAAGTCGTTGTCAACACAGGCTTAGTGTTAATTACAGGCGAAATTAGTACTCAAGCTCATGTTAATTATGTCGATTTAGCTCGTCAGAAAATTGCCGAAATTGGCTATGTTAATGCAGAAAATGGCTTTTCAGCTAATAGCTGTTCTGTTTTGGTTGCATTAGACGAACAATCTCCAGATATTGCTCAAGGTGTAACTGCTGCTCAAGAACAGCGTGAAGAACTTAGTGAGGATGAGTTAGATCAAATTGGTGCAGGAGATCAAGGCATTATGTTTGGTTTTGCCTGCAATGAAACTCCTGAATTAATGCCGATGCCGATTAGTTTAGCTCATCGGATGTCTCGTCGTTTAGCAGCAGTACGTAAAACTGGCGAATTAGCTTATTTGCGTCCTGATGGCAAAACTCAAGTTTCCGTAATCTATGAAGATGGACAACCCATCGGCATTGATACGATTTTAATTTCTACTCAGCATACCGAAACTATTGGCGAAATTACCGAAGGTAGTGCAGTTCAAAATAAAATTAAAACCGACCTGTGGGAAGCAGTAGTTCAGCCTGTTTTTGGAGATTTGAGTGTCAAACCAGACCAAAATACCCGTTTTTTAGTTAATCCGACGGGTAAATTTGTGATTGGTGGGCCTCAAGGAGATTCTGGTTTAACAGGCAGAAAAATTATTGTTGATACCTACGGTGGTTATTCTCGTCATGGTGGTGGTGCTTTTTCGGGTAAAGACCCTACTAAAGTAGACCGCAGTGCTTCTTATGCTTGTCGTTATGTGGCAAAAAATATTGTCGCTGCTGGTTTAGCTGATAAGTGCGAGGTACAAGTCAGTTATGCGATCGGTGTAGCTAAACCTGTAAGTATTTTTATAGAGACTTTTGGAACGGGTAAAGTTTCAGAAGAGAAACTCTTGACGTTAGTTAAAGAATATTTTGAATTTCGTCCTGCTGGGATTATTCAGACTTTAAATATGCGTCGTTTACCTTCTGAAAGAGGTGGTCGTTTCTATCAAGATGTCGCTGCTTATGGTCATTTTGGTAGAAATGATTTAGATTTACCTTGGGAAAAAACTGACAAAGCAACTTTGCTTAAAGAACAGTCTTTGTCTGGTACGCTTGCTTAA
- a CDS encoding HAD family hydrolase, translated as MVTIKCCDRAWNNIQAIIFDKDGTLEDSHNFLRELGITRARIIDAQIPGIGEPLLMAFGIDNNFLDPTGLMAVGSRQENEIAAAAYIAETGCSWFKSKQIAANAFVEADRYCQKTAVNAPLFPGSLELIKLLSQVGLKLGILSADSTAKVEEFVKIHQLSDYIQLAMGTDRGLTKPDPQLFIQACQKLEVEPSCTVMIGDSQGDIIMAQAAGAAGTIGIAWNGFEATHLKKADVAITKCLAGSEIGCWEQIQVLH; from the coding sequence TTGGTCACCATTAAATGTTGCGATCGCGCCTGGAATAATATTCAAGCAATTATCTTTGATAAAGATGGTACTTTAGAAGATTCTCATAATTTTTTAAGAGAGTTAGGTATTACCAGAGCGCGGATCATTGATGCCCAAATTCCTGGAATTGGTGAACCTTTGTTGATGGCTTTTGGAATTGATAATAATTTTCTCGATCCGACGGGATTGATGGCAGTTGGCAGTCGTCAGGAAAACGAGATTGCTGCTGCTGCCTATATTGCGGAAACTGGATGTAGTTGGTTTAAGTCAAAACAAATTGCAGCTAATGCTTTTGTTGAAGCAGATCGATATTGTCAGAAAACTGCGGTTAATGCGCCTCTGTTTCCAGGCAGTTTAGAATTAATTAAATTATTGTCCCAAGTCGGGTTAAAATTGGGAATCCTTTCTGCTGATTCTACAGCTAAAGTAGAAGAATTTGTGAAAATTCATCAACTATCTGATTATATTCAACTAGCGATGGGTACAGATCGCGGATTAACTAAACCCGATCCCCAGTTATTTATTCAAGCTTGTCAAAAATTAGAAGTTGAGCCTAGCTGTACTGTCATGATTGGAGATTCTCAAGGAGATATAATTATGGCTCAAGCAGCAGGTGCAGCAGGCACGATTGGAATTGCTTGGAATGGCTTTGAGGCGACTCATCTAAAAAAAGCTGATGTAGCGATTACTAAGTGCCTCGCTGGGAGCGAGATCGGTTGTTGGGAACAAATTCAGGTTTTGCATTAA
- a CDS encoding 2Fe-2S iron-sulfur cluster-binding protein yields MTVTIRFLPDNITVKAETGEPILQVAERAGVFIPTGCLMGSCHACEVELNDGTAICACISSVPIGTKELTINLYSDPLW; encoded by the coding sequence ATGACTGTCACAATTCGCTTTTTACCTGATAATATTACCGTGAAAGCAGAAACTGGAGAACCAATATTACAGGTGGCGGAACGGGCTGGAGTGTTTATTCCTACTGGTTGCTTAATGGGTTCTTGTCATGCCTGTGAAGTTGAATTAAATGATGGTACTGCTATTTGTGCTTGTATTAGTTCGGTTCCTATTGGCACTAAAGAACTCACTATTAATTTATATTCTGATCCTTTATGGTAA
- a CDS encoding DUF362 domain-containing protein, which yields MYTVSLIRAQSYELKELRKQIQYLIEPLGGINAFVKEGDRVLLKPNLLTGSRPTKECITRPEIVYCLAQLVQEAGGKPFLGDSPAFGSAKGVAKANGYLPLVEELNLPIVEFHGQRYQIESNGFDHLRLSKEAMDADVVINLPKIKSHLQLTLTMGVKNLFGCVPGKMKAWWHMEAGKDVHRFGEMLVETAKAIAPSLTIVDGIIGHQGNGPSGGEPRQLGILGASADVFALDIAIAEILNVNPELIPTIVAQSKLGCCSDLAQIQFPYQHPINLKIEDWKLPDALMPIDFGLPRVLRSTFKHFYIRFIQEPIKTYTSK from the coding sequence ATGTATACCGTCAGTTTAATCCGCGCTCAATCTTACGAGTTAAAAGAATTACGTAAACAAATTCAATATTTAATTGAACCTTTAGGAGGAATTAACGCTTTTGTTAAAGAAGGCGATCGCGTTTTATTAAAACCCAATTTATTAACGGGTAGTCGTCCGACGAAGGAATGTATTACACGTCCTGAAATAGTTTATTGTCTCGCTCAATTGGTACAAGAAGCTGGTGGTAAACCTTTTTTAGGGGATAGTCCCGCTTTTGGTAGTGCTAAAGGAGTTGCTAAAGCGAATGGTTATTTGCCTCTAGTTGAAGAATTAAATTTGCCCATCGTTGAATTTCATGGTCAACGGTATCAAATAGAAAGTAATGGTTTCGATCATCTGCGTTTATCTAAAGAAGCGATGGATGCAGATGTGGTGATCAATTTACCTAAAATCAAATCTCATCTGCAATTAACTTTGACGATGGGAGTAAAAAATTTGTTTGGTTGTGTGCCAGGTAAAATGAAGGCATGGTGGCACATGGAAGCAGGTAAAGATGTCCACCGTTTTGGTGAGATGCTAGTAGAAACAGCCAAAGCGATCGCGCCTAGTTTAACTATTGTTGATGGAATCATTGGTCATCAAGGAAATGGCCCTAGTGGTGGAGAACCGCGTCAATTAGGAATTTTAGGTGCATCTGCTGATGTGTTTGCTTTAGATATTGCGATCGCAGAAATTTTGAATGTCAATCCTGAATTAATTCCTACCATTGTGGCGCAATCAAAGTTAGGATGTTGTTCAGATTTAGCTCAAATACAATTTCCTTACCAGCATCCGATAAATTTAAAGATTGAGGATTGGAAATTACCTGACGCGCTGATGCCGATTGATTTTGGCTTACCTCGTGTACTTCGTTCCACTTTTAAACATTTTTATATTCGCTTTATCCAAGAACCAATTAAAACTTATACCTCAAAATAA
- the cobQ gene encoding cobyric acid synthase CobQ, with the protein MKAIMVVGTTSHAGKSFLTAALCRILVRQGWRVAPFKGQNMALNAYVTPTGGEIGYAQAVQAWAAGVIPRIEMNPILLKPQGNMTSQVIIKGNAVGVVKATEYYEKYFDLGWEVIQESLYRLSIEFDLLVCEGAGSPAEINLKHRDLTNMRIAKHLNASTILVVDIERGGAFAHVVGTLELLEPEERALVKGVVINKFRGNKELLTSGIEWLQQRTGVPVLGVIPWHDQIFPAEDSLDLLERRIHQLNRELNIHVIRLPRIANFTDFDPLESEPTVSIKYIGLKDSLGHPDAVIIPGSKTTIADLLAMKKSGMAEQIQEYAAAGGTVLGICGGYQILGERIIDTEGLEGESGEFQGLGLLPVHTVVTANKIARQRQVISKFPQAGLPVDGYEIHQGRTRLLNYKNRDLTSEYRPVFDDTGLGLVDRSLSVWGCYLHGIFDNGPWRRSWLNHLRKQRGMASLPTGISNYREQREAVLNDLTNLVEANINLKPILPSHY; encoded by the coding sequence ATGAAAGCGATCATGGTGGTAGGAACAACCTCTCATGCAGGAAAATCATTCCTAACTGCTGCTTTGTGTCGTATTTTAGTAAGACAAGGTTGGCGAGTAGCTCCTTTTAAAGGACAAAATATGGCTTTAAATGCCTATGTCACGCCAACAGGAGGAGAAATTGGCTACGCACAAGCAGTACAGGCATGGGCTGCGGGAGTAATTCCCCGAATAGAAATGAATCCGATTTTGCTTAAACCACAGGGTAATATGACTTCTCAAGTCATTATTAAGGGCAATGCGGTAGGAGTTGTTAAAGCAACAGAATATTATGAAAAGTATTTTGATCTGGGGTGGGAGGTAATACAAGAGTCTCTTTATCGCTTATCAATTGAGTTTGATTTATTAGTTTGTGAAGGGGCAGGTAGTCCCGCAGAAATTAATCTCAAACATCGGGATTTGACTAATATGCGGATCGCTAAACATTTAAATGCTTCAACTATCTTAGTTGTCGATATTGAAAGAGGCGGAGCTTTTGCTCATGTAGTTGGTACGTTAGAATTACTTGAGCCTGAAGAAAGAGCCTTAGTTAAGGGAGTTGTAATTAATAAATTTAGAGGTAATAAAGAATTATTAACTTCAGGAATTGAATGGTTACAACAACGTACTGGTGTTCCTGTTTTAGGGGTCATTCCTTGGCATGATCAGATTTTTCCTGCGGAAGATTCGCTTGATTTATTAGAGCGAAGAATTCATCAACTAAATCGAGAACTTAATATCCATGTCATTCGCTTACCAAGAATTGCCAACTTTACTGATTTTGATCCTCTAGAATCCGAACCTACAGTTAGTATTAAATATATTGGTTTAAAAGATTCTCTGGGACATCCTGATGCGGTGATTATTCCGGGTTCTAAAACTACAATTGCCGATCTACTGGCTATGAAAAAAAGTGGCATGGCTGAACAAATTCAAGAGTATGCAGCAGCAGGAGGAACTGTTTTAGGCATTTGTGGTGGTTATCAAATTTTGGGAGAAAGAATTATTGACACTGAAGGATTAGAAGGAGAAAGTGGAGAATTTCAAGGATTAGGTTTGCTTCCAGTTCATACTGTAGTTACAGCTAATAAAATTGCTCGTCAAAGACAAGTTATTTCTAAATTTCCCCAAGCAGGGTTACCAGTTGATGGTTACGAAATACATCAGGGACGTACTCGTTTACTCAATTATAAAAATAGAGATTTGACTAGTGAATATCGTCCTGTTTTTGATGATACTGGATTAGGATTGGTTGATCGCAGTTTATCAGTTTGGGGTTGTTATCTTCATGGTATTTTTGACAATGGCCCTTGGCGACGTTCTTGGTTAAATCATCTTCGTAAACAGAGGGGAATGGCTTCTTTACCTACTGGGATTTCTAACTATCGAGAACAACGAGAAGCAGTTTTAAATGATCTGACTAATTTGGTGGAAGCTAATATTAATTTAAAACCAATTTTGCCTAGTCATTATTAG